A DNA window from Blastocatellia bacterium contains the following coding sequences:
- a CDS encoding VCBS repeat-containing protein gives MNPTRSKIAGLLVALLVLAALPFSAAPSASADTAIDPALRFGQTLVLADFNNNGDLDRARLAGTGARRSVEIRLAMADASSWLHFEALNAAPGTLLSKDLDNDGDADLIWTDLLHAEAVVVWLGDGTGRFARVCADEFAPDFLPGRFNLSLPDEDNREQASDDETNSPVALEVNSPCAPPGAPALLDCPHESRVLPDGVMRRPTSRGPPAIRI, from the coding sequence GTGAATCCAACGCGCTCAAAGATTGCCGGATTGCTGGTGGCGCTGCTGGTGCTGGCGGCGCTGCCATTCAGCGCCGCGCCATCGGCGAGCGCCGATACGGCAATCGATCCGGCCCTGCGTTTCGGTCAGACCCTCGTGCTGGCCGATTTCAATAACAACGGCGACCTTGATCGCGCGCGCCTCGCCGGCACGGGAGCGCGGCGCAGCGTTGAGATTCGCCTGGCGATGGCCGACGCCAGCTCCTGGCTTCACTTCGAGGCGTTGAACGCCGCGCCCGGCACGCTCCTCTCCAAAGACCTCGATAACGACGGCGACGCCGACCTGATCTGGACAGACCTGCTGCATGCGGAAGCCGTTGTCGTCTGGCTCGGTGACGGCACGGGCCGATTCGCGCGCGTTTGCGCCGACGAGTTTGCGCCCGACTTTTTGCCCGGTCGCTTTAATCTATCGCTGCCCGACGAAGACAACCGCGAGCAGGCGTCTGACGACGAAACCAATTCGCCGGTTGCGCTCGAAGTCAACAGCCCGTGTGCGCCGCCCGGTGCGCCGGCCTTGCTTGATTGCCCGCATGAATCGCGCGTCCTGCCTGACGGCGTGATGCGCCGCCCGACCAGCCGTGGCCCACCTGCCATTCGCATCTGA